The DNA window GTaggtaaaatataaaaatattattaacaacatacaaattgttgcaatgcaattgTTCAATTAGTAAGCATAGTaaagaaatataaacataaacccgcttggcagcacacacacacctttatatacacacacacgcacacactgacagagacaaacacacacacacacacagttacacaaAGAAGTgaagtgttgttgtttgtgtaatttttatttgaaactttgaacattgaaattgaaattgaatacaTGCAagctacaattaattaattaatttaactaaacacacacacagacagacaggcacacacatcgtatcgtttaacatttataatgAACTAACTACAACAAAGTTTTGTGTAATTGCAGCGCGAATTTAAaggttttgtgttttttttttttttgtgggggcgcctttaatttaaataaaacttaccACAATCATAATACTTCGATATCCTTGGcaaagctgttgttgttgttgttgtttttaaagttgtattgtgttgttgttgttgtttaatggTATATAACATATACGTAACGTATTTAGACGACGTTagacgagagagagagagagtacaTACAAacgtttaaaaattataggCACCCAAAAAATAgacgaaaaaaaattacacaaattattgtacaaaaagaaatgcagcaagtttgtttacaaaaaataacaaaaatacacacacgcacacatacacatacgaaATATGCaagacaagcaacaaatagcATGGTTTGAAACTCAACTACAACTCATATAGCACGCGCGCAAACCACAAGCAATTTCCATTTCCAATTGGTGCGgaaaaacgaaaatatttacatttgtttaaaatacgTGCACGTGGCTGCGCTTGTACGGCAAACTGCTCAATGCTGTGAAACCCGTTACGGCTACGTCACATACATGGCTGGGCCTGAGCACTTGGAAACGCGCCAGTCGGCTGCACTTTGTGTGTAAATGTATGGGCAAAGCCAtagtattaatatttacaagcAGTCGCTAAGcatctatttttttgttttttatctgGCAAGCTGTTGTATGTATTTGATTAtgacagcaagaaaaaaaaaaaccaaaacatatATGCAAACAGCTTGCCtatacatttattgttaatcgttaattaaaataaaaaacaaatcattgCCATTTGCgcaaaattaatgttaattgcaTATCTAGATGGACGTGGACACGTTATGGCGGTTTGTGTACGTGCTCGGcatgtgagcagcagcagcagcaccaaagaCACCAACCAAACGTAAAAACGAAACGGGTGGGTGGGGGTAAAAAAATATGCGGcacatttaaacaatttttagtggCAAATTAGTAAACTTAGTTGAATGcgattaatttgttgcttttaatatttttttttctttgctttttggcttgtttacattcacaataattatataagttgcttgtttgcttacaaTAAGCTAAGTTAGCTAGGTTAgagttataaaatatatatgcactcGCTTGGAATATATACAACAACGACTTAAGCTCTATgcgttaaattaattacaaacaattgacgcctttatttattgtttatcaagtggcaaaaaaaaaaagaaatacaaacaaaatgattaacaaacaataaagtacaaaaaaaatacttaattaaattaaggtTGTTGTTAATGCTTGCACAAACAGTTATACTTATAACTAAgcgtgtgtctatgtgtgtgtgtgtgtgcctgcacaaaacggaaacggaaacgtATTAAGTTGCAGTTTCAGTTTGCACTAATTAAAATCGTGAAATGTGCATTGAGCACAAGTGCAGCTCAGActatgtttataaacaaatgtgtgctTTAAGTTTACTTGATGTTCATGACTTGgcttttaagcattaaatcacgcaaacacacacacacacacacacacacacacatgtatgtgtatcCAATTGACATTCGAtacaatttgcacaatttgttgctgctttgcttcaATGTTCAAAAATCTTgttagcaataatttaataacatacatatgcatgcgtgtgtgtgtgtgtctgtgtgtgtgtgtgtggtgtaaatggaaaatttcatttgtttaatttacaagTGAGTGCCTGGCAACAGTTGTGGGCCAAGTTTAAGAgccgacaaaaaaaaaatacaaatagtgCCAAGTGCGTGCGAATGCGTCGATGATTAATGATGACTGATGACTTGATGTAGAGTTTTTGTTGTAGAGTTTTTAAGCTGCATgttgttgagttgttgttgttgttgagttttgtttgttgctgctgctgctgctgctgttgttgttgcttggcgCTTACACAATTTTAgttgcgtgtctgtgtgtgtgtatgttggtGTATTGGTGTAATGCTTTTCCTTAGCGATCAACATTGGTATCCGCCAAGGCGACACCTGGCGGCGACAACTCCGACGTAGACGTGGACAGCTTTATGTGTTTATACGTGCGACCAAGTAAGGGAACATGCTCTTCTAAAATTAGACGACAGCGTATTGTAAAAgaaacaaacgaaacgaaaaagaaacgaaacgaGAACGCAAATATAACGTAAGGCATAAGTACACGCATTAACATTTGTACAATTGGCGCAAAAGCAAAGATAAAGCTAAAGTtaggcagcaaaagcaaaatgcaattagtaCAAAGAgtttaagagagagagagagagcgggaaagagagagggagcgagcACATGCAGCAAGCTGGGCCAAAAGTTTTAGTTCAGCatcatgtgtgtttgtgtgtgtgtgtgtgagcgacgacgcatatgtgtgcgtgtgtgtgtgtgtgcttatgctTGTGCCGAGCgcgcaagagagcgagcaTCAAATGACAAATcataaaagagagagacagagagagagagagagagagagcgcgcgcgctagAGAGCGAGAACATTTTTGCTAATCTTACCTTGCAGCTGACGATTGATGAGCGCCGTTAGTCCATGACCCACATCGACGCTCTTCTTTAAAATCAGCATTGGCTTATCCTCAGCATCCTCCGCATAGCCGCCCGAAGGCAAGAAACCATTGCTGGCTATCGATTCGCTCACCTacagagcaaacaaacacgcacacaaataaacaGCTGCTGATTTTCAATCTCTTTAGCAATTCGCTTTCTATTTACCTGTGTCACCTGCATGAGCTTCTTAACCACATCACGTCCTAAAATGTGATCAAAAACTGTTTGCAAAAAGGGTTCGGCCATTATGGATAGCTTTAGCTTATCGCGATGCCAGATAAGCACACGCGACTCCTCCATGGCCATAATAGATACCTGCAATTACAAATAGAGACGCGTGCTggttaattcaaaaatttggTTAATATTTTGGGCAGCGCACTGTTTGGGGAATCTGCTGCTTCTCATTCACAAGTTTTGTGCATGAAAATCAGAAACGACCCAAAAATTCCGTAGTCCAATTTGcttgaaaaattgttaatcGATTATTAATCGAgataaaagaaattaagagAAAAGTAAGAATATAGAAAGAaccatttttatattaatatctaatcgtttgcagcttttaattaattcgtTCCCATCTCCAAAAGAATATTTGGAATATTTGTTCGAAAAGAGTTTGGAAAATTTCATCGGTTCGGGCAGAACCcgagcttaaatatttatttcggTATCCACACCCCACTTCGATTCCGTCTCCATATGTTTTATGGCATAGTTTGAAAAGTTACAATTAATATagttgcacaaaaaaaattaagagaaaagtaaaaatatagaaagaataatttttatataaaaaacgaGTCGAAAGggacttttatttatttcaagcttGAAAAGCGAGACCCTATCtgcaatataatatatagaacAGTTCGAAAAgagtttttataataatatcatATCGGAACGGgtgttttgaaaattttatcgGATCGAAGCTGTGTCTGCATatgagcttaaatatttaattggaGCCCGAACCATCGTTCGAAAAGTAACGATAGGTAAAATCATAACAAAAGATATAAAAAGAGTAAGTAGTATTTATGTTTTTCGCATTTAAACCGCAACGTGTATACTATATAGTGCATTATGTTTTATGATATTCCTTGAATAGACTTACCTGAAAATAGTCATCGGTCGATACGCCAAACCATTCTGGCGAGTCTAGGAACTGATGAGGAAACACAATATGCAATGCACGCTGATGTTGAGAGACGACCAATCTGTAAGTCAGTCACTATCATTAATTCATTTGTTCATTGATTAagctgattgattgattgacttACTTGCCGCTCAGCACCAGCGACAAGCTGTCCACCTTGGTGACCTTCTCCTGTGCATAGACCTCCTGGTATTTGAGGGCGCGTATGACCTTCATGCAATTCAGTACCTTCCTGAATTGCTGCCGAGTCACATGCAGCGGCTGAAACAGCGCAACGTAAAcctgcaataaacaaaagagagagagagagagaatcagttaaaataaaaacgtgccaattataacaaaaaaaagaaactattAACTGCTTATCAAGCGCTTTAAACAAAAGGCACACGCGTTaaacaaaagagcgagagcgagagcgagcgactcGTTATCAGCTGCACAATTGATTTACCGCTATTTAAGTTAAGCTGTCGAAAagttcattttgcttttgtttattatttccgctgcatttgtttattgattgagCGTgcgtttgttattattattcagtTTTAAAAgcgtttaattagtttgcttatgaaataaataagccAAGCTAACTATTCACACttttctttgcatttgcaacgtcacgagcagcagcctcacttaacttatttattattgttgtttttattgtgcgaatcacacacactttgggagcaagtaaatatttttgccatcATCATAATCAACTGGCAATTTGCCATGTAAATCACTTAATTCAACAATTCAAACCCacagcaactaaataaatttgcctTGTTTATGATCAGAGTCTCTGTCTCggtcgctgtctctgtctcagtcgctgtctctgtctctgtttgTTGCTTCAATTGGCTGCTTAACAACATTTAACAAATACTTAGCCAATGGCCATGCCATGGATTTTGTATGTCTCGATTGCTTGTTGCCTCGTTAGTCGGTTGCTAGGCAAAAAGTTATGCTGACTACACAGACTGCTGGACATTCAATACGCCGACGAGCTCcaagccaaaaccaaaaccaaacacCCAAAGAGAAGCAACGGCTTGGACTGCGGTCCACGCGGGGGGTGCGGGGCAAGCGTTTgctcgttgccgttgccgttgccgttgcttaGTTGCAAGCTCGCTCAATAGCAATAGCGAATATATCAATGCCCTAATCCCTTCATTGAATTGGACCGACTTCTCCATTTTGTATGCTATTTGGGCTAAATGCTTAGGCTTTCTCTATCTaatatgttaatttataaactttagttttggctttttaatattttgattattatgcAACTTTCtattattacattaaatacatttttttttgaattttttgaaaCTAAGCTGagtatatttaatacaaattgaaaaagtaaattaaaaaattatttaattttgacgctgcactaaataaaataaaaggcaaaaaagcaataaaaaataaacaaccaaagttaaaaacaaaaaatacaaataaataaaaaaaacaatataaattaaaaaaaataaataaaaatatttatataataaaaaaataaatatataacaaaataaataaaaaatataacaaatttgtgttcttcaaatacaacaaaataaataaattaaattatttattgcagcacAATCATTCAAACTTTTAACTAGTTTTTGTATTATgagagaaaaataaattataatataatataaaaatattataaaagaaaatgttgcaaaaattataaaaagtaaatgataaaatatgctacatagcataaaaatgtttaatttctttttaatttttttttcgaatgTAAGtgcagcttttaatatttaatttttttctcttttttttatgaagtAAGCGCATTGCCTAGTCGACCTTAGCcttgaattaaaaacaaaatgtttgcatttttagcgTCTCTTGATACTTttccttgttgttgctatttttctTCATATGCGTGCGTCTGTCTCTGTCGCACGctctcgctgtctcgctcttgctgagtagttcatattttatttttgcaataacaTATGCTACACACTGACACAgacgagacacacacacacacacacacacgagcataaataaaaataatcaagagCTAAGCTTAACGTGGGACAAATTGAAATCCGGGGCTGGTTTATTATTGCGGGGGTAAGTAAAGCGCGCAGgcggggggcgtggcatggtTGACCGGCTTGGCTGCCGCATGTGGCGCTGGATTTGCAACAGCGTCGCCGTTGCGAATTATTTGTCGGCGGACATCGCTGCTGCGGCTAAAGTCACGTACGCCAGCGTTTTGCGGTtcgctgccagcaacagcaacagccaagcaGTGGGCGCAAGTCGAAAACCAGCGGCagccccaacagcaacagcaacaacattgctgATGACGATAACGACGACAACGCTCTCTGAAGAGCTGCGCACTCAACAaaggtaacaacaacaaaagcaagaacataacaaaaaaaaaaaaaaaagtataatgACATGAAATAAACCGGAACGGAACCACTAAAGTGAAATATAGTTGGCTGTGTGTCCAATGAGAttaacgctgccgctgctgctgctgatgaggatgagctgctggctctgctgctggagctgagAGCGCAAATTGGCAAATTATAATCAATGTAAGAGGCAGCAGCTTAGCTCAATTGCAGTGGGAAATGCAAACTTTAATCTAGAATTGAAAAGTCCAAACGCTTAGCATGAGCAGCTCAAGTGATTTGCAGCTGATTAAGTTTTAATAGCTGCccatgcaaattgttaagcaatcaatttgcaaataactGACCTGCGCGGCACAGActagatatatatagtatatatataataaatttgtgcagTACATTGCAATTCACAGACGCTGAACTGTGCCAAGAGCCATTGAACCTGCGCTGataagccataaaaaaaagagagcaacAGTTACGCATTcgcgctctctcgcgctctctcttttggCTTTAAGAGCGTTGGCAACAGGCGCAAAAGCCAAGCCCTGTTATTGTTTTCACAACTTGTTGTAAACAAGTTTGTTTGTCAATCAGCTGTTAAAAGGCTGATAAGCAAACAAGATCAATTGACTGTAATTGGCAAGCTTATctatcaaaaagaaaaaaaaggcaacacaGCTGCCTAAGCGAAAGCGAGAGAACGCTCAAGCTttgttatcagcagcagcagcagcaacagtcgctgaTCACGTCTTatcaacgacaacaacaaaataataaataaatttttccaTTCATATGACTTgaactaatttatttgctgctgctgctgccgacgctgctgctcacgTGAGCAGCGAAAGCGTCGCAcgttagccaaaaaaaaaaattgaattggatCAATGCCATGACTTATGaatggctttggctgctgacGCAAAGTGACAAACAACTTGCGTTAATATCTTCTTCAAATCACGTCCGCAACGTTAGAAAAACATTTGCCACACCACGtgctacaacaaaatattatcaGCTATacaatttccatttaaaatagtcttggcaattaaacaataatttgccATAGACTTTAGACTTTTGACTAATTTCAGTTTTGTGTAGATtacttgaaatttttatttggggAAACTAGCCCGTGAGTCAGCCGCGAGCGTTTGCCCAGCCCCCTAAACGTTCTAACTACGCACAGCTCTGACTCAGGCGGCGATTAAAAGGATTTGACATTTATCAGCTGCTGATATTGCAAATTTGTGCAGAAATCAGTGAACTTTACTTTTGGCCATTGGTCAAGCGTCATTTTGTATTTCGAGCTTGCTGAGCAGA is part of the Drosophila busckii strain San Diego stock center, stock number 13000-0081.31 chromosome X, ASM1175060v1, whole genome shotgun sequence genome and encodes:
- the LOC108606260 gene encoding blood vessel epicardial substance isoform X1 is translated as MPSTAGSAAGVAVGALINSAGSSASMGIGVGGGSGGGGGSSIGNGGGVASGTLIAQSTAGTSAASGTIPWDNNGTLRSINPGDWSIEQCLIWQQSHHLYFQLGWAFLFLAFLAPHGPFGSVWMRATLLIGCIMMGMYGYLIECTPDVVLWSGLGIAINFVYLIIVLCRLRPVRFDQEIESVYVALFQPLHVTRQQFRKVLNCMKVIRALKYQEVYAQEKVTKVDSLSLVLSGKLVVSQHQRALHIVFPHQFLDSPEWFGVSTDDYFQVSIMAMEESRVLIWHRDKLKLSIMAEPFLQTVFDHILGRDVVKKLMQVTQVSESIASNGFLPSGGYAEDAEDKPMLILKKSVDVGHGLTALINRQLQEEHVPLLGRTYKHIKLSTSTSELSPPGVALADTNVDR